The Cyanobium sp. ATX 6F1 genome includes a region encoding these proteins:
- a CDS encoding major capsid protein: MGLTLIEAMKHETRVDRLAVAKTFTEGQLLRRLPFRNLSGGALQFAKEKKLPRVGFRAVNEGYRRDYGAVAQESEFVHLFGGDLDVDRSIVDLNGPEARASQTEQKVRSMRLTLEAAIINGDATFDPRAFNGLSKRLVPGGAQTVDNISGTVKLTKLEALVDSVNALGGEKVILTSKAGRRQISHASREAGGDLYQVIDGRHWFEDTEILVVDQDAQGHEVLGFGEAANTTSIYCVALGDELMTGIQGPFEGRYGISVRDFGEVQDAPVFRTRVDWYVGYAVVHDKAIGRLYNVGPAVA; the protein is encoded by the coding sequence ATGGGCCTCACGTTGATCGAGGCGATGAAGCACGAAACCCGAGTCGACAGGCTCGCGGTTGCCAAGACCTTCACGGAAGGTCAGCTGCTTCGTCGTTTGCCGTTCCGCAATCTCTCGGGCGGCGCCCTGCAGTTCGCCAAGGAAAAGAAATTGCCCCGCGTCGGCTTTCGTGCCGTGAACGAGGGCTACCGCCGTGATTACGGCGCGGTGGCGCAGGAGAGCGAGTTCGTTCACCTCTTTGGTGGTGATCTCGATGTGGACCGCTCGATCGTTGACCTCAACGGCCCCGAGGCCCGTGCTTCTCAGACCGAGCAGAAGGTGCGCTCGATGCGGCTCACCCTGGAGGCGGCGATCATCAATGGTGACGCCACCTTTGATCCGCGGGCGTTCAACGGCCTGAGCAAGCGGCTGGTCCCTGGCGGGGCCCAGACCGTCGACAACATCAGCGGCACCGTCAAGCTCACCAAGCTGGAGGCGCTGGTCGATTCGGTCAACGCCCTGGGCGGCGAGAAGGTGATCCTCACCAGCAAGGCCGGCCGGCGCCAGATCAGCCATGCCTCGCGTGAGGCGGGCGGCGATCTGTATCAGGTGATCGACGGCCGCCACTGGTTCGAGGACACCGAGATCCTGGTCGTGGATCAGGACGCCCAGGGCCATGAAGTGCTGGGCTTTGGCGAGGCGGCGAACACCACTTCGATCTACTGCGTGGCGCTTGGCGATGAGCTGATGACCGGCATCCAGGGGCCGTTCGAGGGCCGCTACGGGATCTCGGTGCGGGACTTCGGCGAAGTACAGGACGCCCCGGTGTTCCGCACCCGCGTCGATTGGTACGTGGGCTACGCGGTGGTTCACGACAAGGCGATCGGTCGCCTGTACAACGTCGGCCCCGCTGTGGCCTGA
- a CDS encoding PIN domain-containing protein, which produces MSKERKRLVLDANILIRGVFGVRVSALIAEYADRVDFFVAQANTEEAAHYIAELSEKRKLNPEITNEAFLRLMRIVQVVDDSALESAQQEAEARIRDPSDWPALALAIQLECPIWSEDQDFFGTGVATWVTATVEVFLRD; this is translated from the coding sequence GTGAGCAAAGAGCGCAAGCGCCTGGTTCTCGACGCCAACATCTTGATCCGAGGCGTTTTCGGCGTCCGCGTCAGTGCTCTGATCGCCGAGTACGCCGATCGTGTCGACTTCTTTGTCGCCCAGGCCAACACGGAGGAAGCCGCCCACTACATCGCTGAGTTGAGCGAGAAGCGGAAGCTGAACCCTGAGATCACCAACGAGGCGTTTCTGCGCTTGATGCGAATCGTCCAGGTCGTGGATGACTCAGCTCTCGAATCCGCGCAGCAGGAGGCCGAGGCAAGGATCCGTGATCCGAGCGATTGGCCGGCACTGGCTCTGGCCATTCAGCTGGAATGTCCCATCTGGAGCGAGGACCAGGACTTTTTCGGCACAGGAGTGGCCACCTGGGTGACCGCGACCGTCGAAGTGTTCCTCCGCGACTGA
- a CDS encoding prevent-host-death protein: MASRVGIRELRAQLSSHLETSTPIEVTRHGRTIGLYVPLPQHPDLSEREQLIEASRQMQAELLRLGLSEEDIATDFKGWRQHQTRGARNKA, from the coding sequence ATGGCGAGCCGCGTCGGCATCCGGGAGCTCAGGGCACAGCTCTCCTCTCATCTGGAAACCTCGACGCCGATCGAGGTGACCCGCCACGGCCGCACGATCGGCCTCTACGTTCCACTGCCGCAGCACCCTGATCTCAGCGAACGGGAGCAGCTGATCGAGGCCAGCCGTCAGATGCAGGCTGAGCTTCTGCGCCTCGGCCTCTCGGAAGAAGACATTGCCACTGACTTCAAGGGCTGGCGTCAGCACCAGACCCGGGGTGCCAGGAACAAGGCGTGA